The Lytechinus pictus isolate F3 Inbred chromosome 15, Lp3.0, whole genome shotgun sequence genome contains a region encoding:
- the LOC129277238 gene encoding solute carrier family 35 member G1-like isoform X2 produces MDVHNLPKTERTRSQSEILRHRSSLVISRTLDSQNRTSSDPCLNPNGPFTPSTICNAAYDNFGELDEINNINAENLTSDWSDPLDFESSIKSHSSKSNNESVSTQFDCSINRYKGVTLALLSTIILSFATLTVALLSGRVSSNEVVFAQMFVELLFCLPLAALERVSVIISGKALYLVLFRSIMGSIGTTLAFFAFQVMPIGNAKAIIYTSPVFTGLFSCILLREACPALDILLSALTLSGVLLVIQPPFIFGGEQTSTNILGPIFCLIVAAMVGLVFISLRKIGSYRIHPIVILIYFSSVGMVMSAVLSSALREWVIPRCGRDRILLILTGALQLMAQICLTLALRYEKATTVSLIRTSDVLFTFILDYLFFAIIPNAITISGALLIVGSLVGITLRKWQTEKKALGKASEEQTPKPEHNEGFSGDNESITSSREA; encoded by the coding sequence ATGGATGTTCATAATCTTCCCAAGACTGAAAGAACTCGAAGCCAAAGTGAGATCTTGAGACACCGTTCTTCATTAGTAATCTCAAGAACTCTTGATTCACAAAATCGGACCAGCAGCGATCCTTGCCTAAACCCGAATGGACCTTTTACCCCTTCAACGATTTGCAACGCAGCATACGACAATTTTGGGGAGCTTGATGAAATCAACAACATCAACGCTGAAAATTTGACTTCAGATTGGAGCGATCCTTTAGACTTCGAAAGCTCGATCAAAAGTCATTCATCTAAGAGTAACAATGAGTCAGTCTCTACACAGTTTGATTGCTCGATAAATCGTTATAAAGGCGTGACACTAGCCCTGCTTTCAACAATAATCCTGTCGTTTGCAACATTAACGGTGGCACTCCTAAGTGGAAGAGTGTCATCCAACGAGGTGGTCTTTGCACAGATGTTTGTTGAATTGTTGTTCTGCTTGCCATTAGCAGCCCTAGAAAGGGTGTCTGTTATTATTTCAGGGAAGGCTCTTTACCTTGTCCTGTTTCGCTCTATAATGGGATCAATCGGCACGACACTggctttttttgcttttcaggTAATGCCAATCGGCAACGCTAAAGCGATCATCTACACTTCACCAGTATTCACCGGACTCTTCAGTTGCATATTGCTTCGTGAAGCTTGTCCTGCCCTGGACATTTTGTTATCCGCCTTGACACTGTCCGGTGTTCTGTTGGTCATCCAGCCGCCGTTTATCTTCGGAGGAGAACAGACATCCACGAACATCCTGGGACCGATCTTTTGCCTCATTGTTGCAGCTATGGTCGGCCTTGTCTTCATTAGCCTTCGGAAGATCGGATCGTACCGGATCCATCCAATTGTAATCTTGATATATTTTTCGTCCGTTGGAATGGTAATGAGTGCAGTCTTGTCTAGTGCCCTCCGCGAGTGGGTCATACCACGATGTGGCAGAGACCGTATACTGCTTATTCTCACAGGAGCTCTCCAGTTGATGGCCCAAATCTGTCTAACTCTGGCGCTGAGATACGAGAAAGCTACGACCGTCTCTCTCATCAGGACGTCCGACGTCCTTTTTACGTTTATCCTAGACTATTTGTTCTTCGCGATTATCCCAAATGCCATAACAATATCTGGCGCGCTGTTGATTGTTGGCAGTCTCGTTGGAATCACCCTTCGCAAGTGGCAAACGGAAAAGAAGGCATTGGGAAAAGCTTCTGAAGAGCAGACGCCAAAACCAGAACACAATGAAGGATTCAGTGGTGACAACGAGTCGATAACAAGTTCAAGAGAGGCATAA